The Candidatus Nealsonbacteria bacterium CG07_land_8_20_14_0_80_39_13 genome segment ATTCTGAAGATAGCGACTTTTATCTTATCTAAATTAACTTTTCCAATTTCTTCCCAATATTTAATAATCTTTTGTTTTGTAACGTTGTTATATAATTGGGGACGTGCACTAGATTATAACCTCTGTCTTGCCCAACGGTTAACCCTCNNNNNNNNNNNNNNNNNNNNNNNNNAAACAATTCTGAAGATAGCGACTTTTATCTTATCTAAATTAACTTTTCCAATTTCTTCCCAATATTTAATAATCTTTTGTTTTGTAACGTTGTTAAAGTGGTTAGTTTGTTTAATTGTTTTAAAATCTGGATTTTGTAATACTTATCTGATAAATCTTCAACTTTATGCCNNNNNNNNNNNNNNNNNNNNNNNNNNNNNNNNNNNNNNNNNNNNNNNNNNNNNNNNNNNNNNNNNNNNNNNNNNNGTTTTATATTCATCAATGACTTCAAGCCAAGGGATTGCAATGCTTCGTTTGTTAATACCAAATTGCCCTCTTGCGCGCTTAATGCTTTCTGTGTCAATAAGTATCTTCTTAATCGCATTCTTATAGAAGAATCAAGATCTTTAAAATCAGTCTTGCAAGATGCAAATTTGTAATAATGGCCAAACCCCAAGATTTTGTTATTTAATAACCTTATTATTGCTTCTTTTGATTTTTTTCTGTTAAGACGAGTTATTTTTACAATCTCTTTTTTAAATTCTTCTATTTTTTCTTGTTTGATTCTGAAATACCCGGCAAAAAATTCAAAACCAATAAAATCAACTTTATCATTATAAAATTTGCCGGATTTTAATTTTTTATAGTTAATTTCTAAATTTAAACCATTTAATGTTGGTATTACAATATTTTTTAAAATCAATTCAGATTCTCTTTTACTTTTACAAAATATCAAATAATCATCGTTATATCTTAAAAAAGGATTTTTGATTTTGAAATCTAAATCTAAAAGAAAGATTCCGGCTAAAACATAGGAGAGAGAAGAACCAATGGGTAGCCCTTTTTTATATGGAGATTTCTGCAAAAATGCAGGGATATCATTCTTAATGCATTGTTTCAAGTGTCTTGATAGGATTTTCTGGGAGATGCTTTCATATATTTCCGACAGTTTTTTAAGTAGGATCTCATGATTAATTGAAGGATAATATAGGGAGATATCCAGACGAAGAAAATACGGATATCGTTTTGATAATTTTTTGATGGTTTGCAGATTTTTAAAGGGCACAGATTGGATCAAATAGTGGTTGGGAATTTTTTCTCTTATTCTTGGAAAGAATTTTCTTCGCAAAAATTTTGTCGTTTTAATTTCTGAGACAGTTGATGTTATTTTAAAATATGGTAGATTAGTTGTGTTTTTGGGCATATTATAGTAATTTATTTTTTTGTGAATGATTAAATAGGGGCGTTTGTAGTTTTTTACAGACCCTATCCCAGGGTCTGATCCCAAGACTTTTTTGTGGGGAAGACAAAACAGCTCTTTAAAAAGCTGTAAAAAAGTTACTCAAAAATATTGGCGCTAAATTTTTTGTCTTAACTTTTCATATTCTTCGATTGAGAGATCAATATCTCTAATAATTTCCTTTATGATGCCAATTGAAAGATACTCATTTCCATGAATCGGTATGCAAGCCGTTTTCTTGGTAGTCGGATTCATAAAGAAATGATGGCTACCCCCTACTCGAAGTTCCTGAAAACCAAGACGGTAAAGAATCTTCGCCATCTTTTTGGCTGGAAGCGGATTAAGTTTGGGCATAGATAGTTATTTACGAGAAAACTCTAACTGTTGCATTCCGACAAATTCGTTCTGCTTAATCTTTTTTCCAAAATTTTTTTCTTCTACTTCCAAACACAGAGCCACCACTTCTTTAAGTCGTTCATATAGTTCTGAAAGAGTTTTGGCCTGCGTATAACAACTTCTTAGAGAGGGGACCTTGCCAATGAGATAACCTAATTCATCTTTTTCAATAATGACTGGAAAGCGATAAATTGTTTTAGAAGGTTTTTTCATATATTTTCATTATAGATGTTTGACTGCCTGTGTCAATGCTAAGTTTTATCCTGTTAATTGGGGACGTTAATTGGGGACGTTAATTGGGGACGCGCACTATTTTCTCTCGACTCTCTTTTGTTTGAGAGTTTTTTATTTTTGTTTATAATTAATTGGGGACGCGCACTATTTTCTCTCGACTCCCTTTTGTTTGAGAGTTTTTTATTTTTGTTTATAATAATATAATAAAATAAGAAATAAAAATAAAAGTAAAAAAATAATTTTATGCCAAGAGAAGCGCGTTTGATTTTAGATGATTCTATTTTTCATATCATTAATCGAGGGAACGGCCGTCAGGAAGTTTTTCACGATGAAGAGGATTTCAGAAAATTTCTTTCCATCTTAGCTTACTATAAAGATAAATGGAGGTTCAAGCTTTATCATTTT includes the following:
- a CDS encoding HicB family protein; translated protein: MKKPSKTIYRFPVIIEKDELGYLIGKVPSLRSCYTQAKTLSELYERLKEVVALCLEVEEKNFGKKIKQNEFVGMQQLEFSRK